One genomic segment of Burkholderiaceae bacterium includes these proteins:
- a CDS encoding M23 family metallopeptidase, which translates to MADFIHRHPRRIVAALAALLLSTGGGAFAVASLGANAAPTDPLRLVTEAVSPDAVAAQLEQLDGFSFTLYRSETTRAADTPEALLKRLGIADPAAASFLRRNETAWKAVFGRGTTGRTVTAEADDRQGLQQLRTHWVEGDDDRQFKRLVVQKQGSDFSARIETAPLVATQRLASGTIRSTLFAATDEAGVPDGVARQLVDVFESSVDFRRGLRRGDRFSVVYEALEADGEPVKTGRILSAEFVNRGKSQDAVWFQASGSDAGAYYDFDGQSLRKAYLIEPLAFTRVTSNFGMRRHPVFGGLRGHTGVDFGAPTGTPVRTVGDGTVEFAGVQRGYGNVIYIKHTDNTDTTVYGHLSRIGVREGEKVTQGQKIGEVGSTGVATGPHLHFEFRVNGEPVDPQEVMAQQHQTPPVSPAARAAFAKLSASMQQQLAAAGQIQGSPFQ; encoded by the coding sequence ATGGCCGACTTCATCCATCGCCATCCCAGGCGCATCGTGGCGGCCCTGGCCGCGCTCTTGCTGTCCACCGGCGGCGGCGCCTTCGCCGTCGCCTCGCTGGGCGCCAACGCCGCCCCCACCGACCCGCTGCGCCTGGTGACCGAGGCCGTCAGCCCCGACGCCGTGGCCGCCCAGCTCGAGCAGCTCGACGGTTTCAGCTTCACCCTGTACCGCAGCGAGACCACGCGCGCGGCCGACACGCCCGAGGCCTTGCTCAAGCGCCTGGGCATCGCCGACCCGGCCGCCGCCTCCTTCCTGCGCCGCAACGAAACCGCCTGGAAGGCCGTGTTCGGCCGCGGCACCACCGGCCGCACCGTCACCGCCGAGGCCGACGACCGCCAGGGCCTGCAGCAGCTGCGCACGCACTGGGTGGAGGGCGACGACGACCGCCAGTTCAAGCGTCTGGTGGTGCAAAAGCAGGGCAGCGACTTCAGCGCCCGCATCGAGACCGCGCCGCTGGTGGCCACGCAGCGCCTGGCCAGCGGCACCATCCGCAGCACCCTGTTTGCCGCCACCGACGAAGCGGGCGTGCCCGACGGCGTGGCGCGGCAGCTGGTCGACGTGTTCGAAAGCAGCGTCGACTTTCGCCGCGGCCTGCGCCGGGGCGACCGCTTTTCCGTCGTCTACGAAGCGCTCGAGGCCGACGGCGAGCCCGTCAAGACCGGCCGCATCCTGAGCGCCGAGTTCGTCAACCGGGGCAAGTCGCAGGACGCGGTGTGGTTCCAGGCCTCCGGCAGCGACGCCGGCGCCTACTACGACTTCGACGGCCAGAGCCTGCGCAAGGCCTACCTGATCGAACCGCTGGCCTTCACCCGCGTGACCAGCAACTTCGGCATGCGCCGCCACCCGGTGTTCGGCGGCCTGCGCGGCCACACCGGCGTCGACTTCGGCGCGCCCACCGGCACCCCGGTGCGCACCGTCGGCGACGGCACGGTCGAGTTCGCCGGCGTGCAGCGCGGCTACGGCAACGTCATCTACATCAAGCACACGGACAACACCGACACCACCGTCTACGGCCACCTCTCGCGCATCGGCGTGCGCGAGGGCGAGAAGGTGACGCAGGGCCAGAAGATCGGCGAAGTGGGCTCCACCGGCGTGGCCACCGGCCCGCACCTGCACTTCGAGTTCCGCGTCAACGGCGAGCCGGTCGACCCGCAGGAGGTCATGGCCCAGCAGCACCAGACCCCGCCGGTGTCCCCCGCGGCCCGCGCGGCCTTCGCCAAGCTGTCGGCCAGCATGCAGCAGCAGCTGGCGGCGGCGGGTCAGATCCAGGGCAGCCCGTTCCAGTAA
- a CDS encoding tyrosine--tRNA ligase, giving the protein MNSDTKVTNAPISDAVRHAMAVSLRGADELLPQADWQAKLQRAERTGQPLRIKLGLDPTAPDIHVGHTVVLNKMRQLQDLGHQVIFLIGDFTSLIGDPSGRNATRPPLTAEQIRANAETYFAQAKLVLDEAKTEIRYNSEWSDPLGARGMIQLAARYTVARMMERDDFHKRYTSGQSISVHEFLYPLMQGYDSVALQSDLELGGTDQKFNLLVGRHLQQEYGQEPQCILTMPLLVGLDGVEKMSKSKNNYIGITEDANSMFAKVLSISDALMWDWYTLLSFQSLEAIARLKAEVAGGRNPKDAKVLLAREITTRFHDARAAEAAEQDFANRSKGGVPDEIPQVQLAGAPLGIGLVLKQAGLAPSTSEANRLIDGHGVRVDSSVVSDKGLKLAAGTYVVQVGKRRFARVTLA; this is encoded by the coding sequence ATGAATTCTGATACAAAAGTAACCAATGCACCGATTTCGGACGCGGTGCGCCATGCCATGGCCGTCAGCCTGCGCGGGGCCGACGAGCTGCTGCCCCAGGCCGACTGGCAGGCCAAGCTGCAGCGCGCCGAGCGCACCGGCCAGCCGCTGCGCATCAAGCTGGGGCTCGATCCGACCGCGCCCGACATCCACGTCGGCCACACCGTGGTGCTCAACAAGATGCGCCAGCTGCAGGACCTGGGCCACCAGGTGATCTTCCTGATCGGCGACTTCACCAGCCTGATCGGCGACCCCTCCGGGCGCAACGCCACGCGCCCGCCGCTCACGGCCGAGCAGATCCGCGCCAACGCCGAGACCTATTTCGCCCAGGCCAAGCTGGTGCTGGACGAGGCGAAGACCGAGATTCGCTACAACAGCGAGTGGAGCGACCCGCTGGGCGCGCGTGGCATGATCCAGTTGGCGGCCCGCTACACCGTGGCGCGCATGATGGAGCGCGACGATTTCCACAAGCGCTACACCAGCGGCCAGTCGATCAGCGTGCACGAGTTCCTCTACCCGCTGATGCAGGGCTACGACTCGGTGGCGCTCCAGAGCGACCTGGAGCTGGGCGGCACCGACCAGAAGTTCAACCTGCTGGTCGGCCGCCACCTGCAGCAGGAGTACGGCCAGGAGCCGCAGTGCATCCTGACCATGCCGCTGCTGGTCGGCCTGGACGGCGTCGAGAAGATGTCCAAGAGCAAGAACAACTACATCGGCATCACCGAGGACGCCAACAGCATGTTCGCCAAGGTGCTGTCGATCTCCGACGCGCTGATGTGGGACTGGTACACGCTGCTGTCGTTCCAGAGCCTGGAGGCGATCGCGCGGCTGAAGGCCGAGGTGGCGGGCGGGCGCAACCCCAAGGACGCCAAGGTGCTGCTGGCGCGCGAGATCACCACGCGCTTTCACGATGCGCGCGCCGCCGAGGCCGCCGAGCAGGATTTCGCCAACCGCAGCAAGGGCGGCGTGCCCGACGAGATCCCGCAGGTGCAGCTGGCCGGCGCGCCGCTGGGCATCGGCCTGGTGCTCAAGCAGGCGGGGCTGGCGCCGTCCACCAGCGAGGCCAACCGCCTGATCGACGGCCACGGCGTGCGGGTCGACTCCAGCGTGGTGAGCGACAAGGGCCTGAAGCTGGCCGCCGGCACCTACGTGGTGCAGGTGGGCAAGCGCAGGTTCGCGCGCGTGACCCTGGCCTGA
- the erpA gene encoding iron-sulfur cluster insertion protein ErpA → MNAAIQESALATMPDPLVFTDAAATKVAELVAEEGNPELKLRVFVQGGGCSGFQYGFTFDEQVNDDDTVMSKNGVSLLIDAMSYQYLVGAEIDYKDDLNGAQFVIRNPNASTTCGCGSSFTTE, encoded by the coding sequence ATGAATGCCGCCATCCAGGAATCCGCCCTTGCCACCATGCCCGATCCGCTGGTGTTCACCGACGCCGCGGCCACCAAGGTCGCCGAACTGGTGGCCGAGGAAGGCAACCCCGAGCTGAAGCTGCGCGTGTTCGTGCAGGGCGGCGGCTGCTCGGGCTTCCAGTACGGCTTCACGTTCGACGAGCAGGTCAACGACGACGACACGGTGATGAGCAAGAACGGCGTGTCCCTGCTGATCGACGCCATGAGCTACCAGTACCTGGTGGGTGCCGAGATCGACTACAAGGACGATCTGAACGGCGCGCAGTTCGTGATCCGCAACCCCAACGCCTCGACCACCTGCGGCTGCGGCTCGTCGTTCACCACCGAGTGA
- a CDS encoding D-tyrosyl-tRNA(Tyr) deacylase produces the protein MHALIQRVAQARVTVAGRVTGAIDQGLLVLLCAERGDGEREADRLLAKLLKLRIFGDAAGKMNRSVQDVAGGLLVVSQFTLAADTTGGNRPSFTGAAPPDEGRRLYEYFVAAARAAHPVVATGEFGADMQVALVNDGPVTIPLRVLPAA, from the coding sequence ATGCACGCCCTGATCCAGCGCGTGGCGCAGGCGCGCGTCACCGTGGCCGGGCGCGTCACGGGCGCCATCGACCAGGGCCTGCTGGTGCTGCTGTGCGCCGAGCGCGGCGACGGCGAGCGCGAGGCCGACAGGCTGCTGGCCAAGCTGCTCAAGCTGCGCATCTTCGGCGACGCGGCGGGCAAGATGAACCGCAGCGTGCAGGACGTGGCCGGCGGCCTGCTCGTCGTCAGCCAGTTCACCCTGGCGGCCGACACCACGGGCGGCAACCGGCCCAGCTTCACGGGCGCCGCGCCGCCGGACGAAGGGCGGCGTCTTTACGAGTATTTCGTCGCGGCGGCGCGGGCGGCCCACCCGGTGGTGGCGACGGGCGAATTCGGTGCCGACATGCAGGTGGCGCTGGTCAACGATGGGCCGGTCACCATCCCGCTGCGTGTGCTGCCGGCGGCTTGA
- a CDS encoding polymer-forming cytoskeletal protein, giving the protein MLGITKKQAPTPVRSAIGAGMQVTGRCTFQDGLQIEGTVLGDVMGEEGASSMLLIHEGGRVEGAISADHIVVAGRVVGPVLARERLELLASGRIEGDVRYKTLEMQPGAVVAGQLQPQVTPVAARETPVPPEPVAPQAAPVEPTFELRPDKTE; this is encoded by the coding sequence ATGCTGGGCATCACCAAAAAGCAAGCGCCAACCCCCGTCCGCAGCGCCATCGGCGCCGGCATGCAGGTCACGGGGCGCTGCACCTTCCAGGACGGACTGCAGATCGAAGGCACGGTGCTGGGCGACGTCATGGGTGAGGAGGGCGCCTCCAGCATGCTGCTGATCCACGAGGGCGGCCGGGTGGAAGGCGCCATCAGCGCCGACCACATCGTCGTTGCCGGCCGGGTCGTCGGGCCGGTGCTGGCACGCGAGCGGCTGGAACTGCTGGCCAGCGGCCGCATCGAAGGCGACGTGCGCTACAAGACGCTGGAGATGCAGCCCGGCGCCGTGGTGGCCGGCCAGCTGCAGCCCCAGGTCACGCCCGTGGCGGCGCGCGAGACGCCCGTGCCGCCGGAGCCCGTGGCACCCCAGGCCGCGCCCGTCGAGCCGACTTTCGAGCTGCGCCCCGACAAAACCGAGTAA
- a CDS encoding histidine phosphatase family protein, with translation MEWTRLLLVRHGETAWNADGRIQGHLDIALNEVGRAQAGRLAAKLRDEGERIDLIYSSDLARARQTAQAVADATGVPLLATPGLRERCFGAFQGRRFADVEAELPQDAERWRRRDPHWAPPGGGESLLQFKERITQVVCGLAAQNMGKHVAMFTHGGVLDVLYRAATGASLQDARTWQLDNAAVNRLLWTPDGGLALVGWADRSHLDDTRDERLA, from the coding sequence ATGGAATGGACCCGTCTCTTGCTCGTGCGCCACGGCGAAACCGCCTGGAACGCCGACGGCCGCATCCAGGGGCACCTGGACATCGCGCTCAACGAGGTCGGCCGCGCGCAGGCCGGGCGGCTGGCCGCCAAGCTCCGGGACGAGGGCGAGCGCATCGATCTCATCTACAGCAGCGACCTGGCGCGCGCGCGGCAGACCGCCCAGGCCGTGGCCGACGCCACCGGCGTGCCACTGTTGGCCACGCCCGGCCTGCGCGAGCGGTGCTTCGGCGCCTTCCAGGGCCGCCGCTTTGCCGACGTCGAGGCCGAGCTGCCGCAGGATGCCGAGCGCTGGCGCCGGCGCGACCCGCACTGGGCGCCACCGGGTGGGGGTGAATCCTTGCTTCAATTCAAGGAGCGCATCACGCAGGTGGTATGCGGGCTGGCGGCCCAGAACATGGGCAAGCACGTGGCGATGTTCACCCATGGCGGGGTGCTCGACGTGCTGTACCGCGCCGCCACCGGCGCCAGCCTGCAGGACGCGCGCACCTGGCAGCTGGACAACGCGGCCGTCAACCGCCTGCTGTGGACGCCCGACGGCGGCCTGGCCCTGGTCGGCTGGGCCGACCGCTCGCACCTGGACGACACGCGCGATGAACGCCTGGCCTGA
- a CDS encoding DSD1 family PLP-dependent enzyme gives MNAWPDTLPAACEALIGQGVDAIDTPALVVDLDAAGRNLQRMAEFAARHRLRLRPHAKLHKSAAFARLQLQAGAVGLCTQTVAEAEALAAAGIHDLFISNEVIAPAKLRRVAALAQRLHERGGRLAIAVDSDEGIARLAQAMRAAPAGGIDVFVEVDIGQGRCGVAPGAAVLERVRTLAAHAPVLRYAGLQAYHGGAQHLRTVAERRAAIGASAERLRATGALLAAAGLAPPLVTGAGTGTFACEAASGLWGEIQPGSFLFMDADYARNERDPAQPVFEPALFVKSQVISVAADHAVCDAGHKSHAIDSGLPAVHALPGQPSLVVHNGGDEASILRPVEIAGGILRALPSLGDTVWLIPGHCDPTVNLHNQLIAVRGGLLDGRVEAVEPVLARGVW, from the coding sequence ATGAACGCCTGGCCTGACACCCTGCCCGCCGCCTGCGAGGCCCTGATCGGCCAGGGCGTGGACGCCATCGACACGCCCGCGCTGGTGGTGGACCTGGACGCCGCCGGCCGCAACCTGCAGCGCATGGCCGAGTTTGCCGCGCGCCACCGGCTGCGCCTGCGCCCGCACGCCAAGCTGCACAAGAGCGCCGCCTTCGCCCGGCTGCAGCTGCAGGCCGGCGCCGTCGGCCTGTGCACCCAGACCGTGGCCGAGGCCGAGGCGCTGGCCGCGGCGGGCATCCACGACCTGTTCATCAGCAACGAAGTGATCGCGCCCGCCAAGCTGCGGCGCGTGGCCGCGCTGGCGCAGCGCCTGCACGAGCGCGGCGGCCGCCTGGCGATTGCCGTGGACAGCGACGAGGGCATCGCGCGCCTGGCGCAGGCCATGCGCGCGGCCCCCGCCGGCGGCATCGACGTGTTCGTCGAGGTCGATATCGGCCAGGGCCGCTGCGGCGTGGCGCCCGGCGCGGCGGTGCTCGAGCGGGTGCGCACGCTGGCGGCGCATGCGCCTGTTTTGCGCTACGCCGGCCTGCAGGCCTACCACGGCGGCGCCCAGCACCTGCGCACGGTGGCCGAGCGCCGCGCGGCCATCGGCGCCAGCGCCGAGCGGCTGCGCGCCACGGGCGCGCTGCTGGCCGCGGCCGGGCTGGCGCCGCCGCTGGTCACCGGCGCGGGCACCGGCACCTTCGCCTGCGAGGCCGCCAGCGGCCTGTGGGGCGAGATCCAGCCCGGCAGCTTCCTGTTCATGGACGCTGACTACGCCCGCAACGAGCGCGACCCGGCCCAGCCCGTGTTCGAGCCCGCGCTGTTCGTCAAGTCGCAGGTCATCAGCGTGGCCGCGGACCACGCCGTGTGCGACGCCGGCCACAAGAGCCACGCCATCGACAGCGGCCTGCCGGCCGTGCACGCCCTGCCCGGCCAGCCCTCGCTGGTGGTGCACAACGGCGGCGACGAGGCCAGCATCCTGCGCCCCGTGGAGATTGCCGGCGGCATCCTGCGCGCCTTGCCGTCGCTGGGCGACACCGTGTGGCTGATTCCCGGCCACTGCGACCCCACCGTCAACCTGCACAACCAGCTGATCGCCGTGCGCGGCGGCCTGCTGGACGGCCGGGTGGAGGCCGTGGAGCCGGTGCTGGCGCGCGGCGTGTGGTGA
- the ybeY gene encoding rRNA maturation RNase YbeY: MPLPPLSLSLQIARFDAAATHRAALPRHHVARWLRHALGSDVQAAEITVRVVDAEEGRALNRDYRHKDYATNVLTFDYAGAPHVAADLVLCAPVVAREAAELRKPLAEHYAHLLVHGALHAQGWDHESSEQDAEAMEARESAILAALGFADPYARAVRAR, from the coding sequence ATGCCCCTGCCGCCGCTCAGCCTGTCCCTGCAAATCGCCCGCTTCGACGCCGCCGCCACGCACCGCGCCGCGCTGCCGCGCCACCACGTGGCGCGCTGGCTGCGCCACGCGCTGGGCAGCGACGTGCAGGCCGCCGAGATCACGGTGCGCGTGGTCGATGCCGAGGAAGGCCGCGCGCTCAACCGCGACTATCGGCACAAGGACTACGCCACCAACGTGCTGACCTTCGACTACGCCGGCGCGCCGCACGTGGCGGCCGACCTGGTGCTGTGCGCCCCGGTGGTGGCGCGCGAGGCGGCCGAGCTGCGCAAGCCGCTGGCCGAGCACTACGCCCACCTGCTGGTGCATGGCGCGCTGCACGCGCAGGGCTGGGATCACGAGAGCAGCGAGCAGGACGCCGAGGCCATGGAGGCGCGCGAGAGCGCCATCCTGGCGGCGCTGGGCTTTGCCGACCCCTACGCCAGGGCGGTGCGCGCGCGTTGA
- the rpsI gene encoding 30S ribosomal protein S9: protein MIGEWNNGTGRRKSSVARVFLKKGSGKITVNGKSIEQFFGRQTSIMICKQPLVLTDHVETFDIQVNVAGGGESGQAGAVRHGITRALIDYDANLKPQLSAAGYVTRDAREVERKKVGLHSARRRKQFSKR, encoded by the coding sequence ATGATTGGTGAATGGAACAATGGCACCGGCCGTCGCAAGTCCAGCGTCGCCCGCGTGTTTCTGAAAAAGGGCAGCGGCAAGATCACGGTCAATGGCAAGTCCATCGAGCAGTTCTTCGGCCGCCAGACCTCGATCATGATCTGCAAGCAGCCGCTGGTGCTGACCGACCACGTCGAGACCTTCGACATCCAGGTCAACGTGGCCGGCGGCGGCGAATCGGGCCAGGCCGGCGCGGTGCGCCACGGCATCACCCGCGCGCTGATCGACTACGACGCCAACCTCAAGCCCCAGCTGTCGGCTGCCGGCTACGTGACGCGCGACGCGCGCGAGGTCGAGCGCAAGAAGGTCGGCCTGCACTCCGCCCGCCGCCGCAAGCAGTTCAGCAAGCGCTGA
- a CDS encoding MFS transporter — protein MTTAPSPNRPAPTGGSWAALLLLTTGFAMSQAFRTIAAIMAQPLQAELHLSPQQLGAFAAAYHFAFGALQLFMGIGIDMHGVRRTILTASPLMVAGAVMSALAGSFSWLVAGQILIGIGCAPAFLVCTVYIARHFPPARYTMVSSIILAVGGVGMLATGTPLAWLIEASSWRMGFWVLALCAALSWGAIALWMREPPPPAAAQRESLRESLRTFGALFRLPHTLGIVALALVTYASFVALRGLWLGPVMMQRHGWSLVATGNLAVVLTVVALASLPVFGRLDPGPRRRRPWLLAGTLVSAALFGLLALGVSAPVDVAAMLLVCLASGYATLQYPDVKDAYEPAVIGRAMALFTMALFMGVALVQWLTGAIASIAQAHGIDPFGAVFGCIAGLLVLGALAFWRLPQPAVGRRPGPAS, from the coding sequence ATGACCACCGCCCCATCCCCCAACCGACCCGCGCCCACCGGCGGCAGCTGGGCCGCGCTGCTGCTGCTGACCACCGGCTTTGCCATGAGCCAGGCCTTTCGCACCATCGCCGCCATCATGGCCCAGCCGCTGCAGGCCGAGCTGCACCTGTCGCCGCAGCAGCTGGGCGCGTTCGCGGCGGCCTACCACTTCGCCTTTGGCGCGCTGCAGCTTTTCATGGGCATCGGCATCGACATGCACGGGGTGCGGCGCACCATCCTGACGGCCTCGCCGCTGATGGTGGCGGGCGCGGTGATGTCGGCGCTGGCGGGCAGCTTCAGCTGGCTGGTGGCCGGCCAGATCCTGATCGGCATCGGCTGCGCGCCGGCCTTCCTGGTGTGCACGGTGTACATCGCGCGGCACTTTCCGCCGGCGCGCTACACCATGGTCTCCAGCATCATCCTGGCGGTGGGCGGCGTGGGCATGCTGGCCACCGGCACGCCGCTGGCATGGCTGATCGAGGCCAGCTCCTGGCGCATGGGCTTCTGGGTGCTGGCGCTGTGCGCGGCGCTGTCCTGGGGCGCCATCGCGCTGTGGATGCGCGAGCCGCCGCCGCCCGCGGCGGCGCAGCGCGAGTCGCTGCGTGAGTCGCTGCGCACCTTCGGCGCGCTGTTTCGGCTGCCGCACACCCTGGGCATCGTCGCGCTGGCGCTGGTGACCTATGCCTCGTTCGTGGCGCTGCGCGGGCTGTGGCTGGGGCCGGTGATGATGCAGCGCCACGGCTGGAGCCTGGTGGCCACCGGCAACCTGGCGGTGGTGCTGACGGTGGTGGCGCTGGCCAGCCTGCCGGTGTTCGGCCGGCTCGACCCGGGGCCGCGCCGGCGCCGCCCGTGGCTGCTGGCGGGCACCCTCGTGTCGGCGGCGCTGTTCGGCCTGCTGGCGCTGGGCGTGAGCGCGCCGGTGGACGTGGCGGCGATGCTGCTGGTGTGCCTGGCCTCGGGCTATGCCACGCTGCAATACCCGGACGTGAAGGACGCCTACGAGCCGGCGGTGATCGGCCGCGCGATGGCGCTGTTCACCATGGCCCTGTTCATGGGCGTGGCGCTGGTGCAGTGGCTGACCGGCGCCATCGCCTCCATCGCCCAGGCGCACGGCATCGACCCGTTCGGTGCGGTGTTCGGCTGCATCGCCGGACTGCTGGTGCTGGGCGCGCTGGCCTTTTGGCGCCTGCCCCAGCCGGCGGTCGGCAGGCGCCCAGGCCCCGCGTCGTGA
- the ttcA gene encoding tRNA 2-thiocytidine(32) synthetase TtcA — MTITDIELPARGPSPVAVEDGAATGPAARTRAEREALKLEKRLCRQVGQAIVDFNMIEEGDRVMVCLSGGKDSYGLLDVLQRLQARAPIRFELVAVNLDQKQPGFPAEVLPNYLATLGIEHHIETQDTYSIVKAKIPEGKTTCSLCSRLRRGILYRVARELRCNKIALGHHRDDMLQTFFLNMFFGGKLKGMPPKLTSDNGEFIVIRPLAYVAESDLVAWAEHRRFPIIPCNLCGSQENLQRKQVGEMLRQWQRQHPGRIESMFTALQNVVPSHLMDARLHDFKHLQASGVFDADGDKAFDEEPIAPPPVPV; from the coding sequence ATGACTATCACGGACATCGAATTGCCGGCGCGCGGGCCGTCCCCCGTGGCCGTCGAGGACGGCGCGGCCACCGGTCCCGCCGCCCGCACGCGCGCCGAGCGCGAGGCGCTCAAGCTCGAAAAACGCCTGTGCCGCCAGGTCGGCCAGGCCATCGTCGACTTCAACATGATCGAGGAGGGCGACCGCGTGATGGTGTGCCTGTCGGGCGGCAAGGACAGCTACGGCCTGCTCGACGTGCTGCAGAGGCTGCAGGCGCGCGCGCCGATCCGCTTCGAGCTGGTGGCCGTCAACCTGGATCAGAAGCAGCCCGGCTTTCCGGCCGAGGTGCTGCCAAACTACCTGGCCACGCTGGGCATCGAGCACCACATCGAGACGCAGGACACCTACAGCATCGTCAAAGCCAAGATCCCCGAGGGCAAGACCACCTGCAGCCTGTGCTCGCGCTTGCGCCGGGGCATTTTGTACCGCGTGGCGCGCGAGCTGCGCTGCAACAAGATCGCGCTGGGCCACCACCGCGACGACATGCTGCAGACCTTCTTCCTGAACATGTTCTTCGGCGGCAAGCTCAAGGGCATGCCGCCCAAGCTGACCAGCGACAACGGCGAGTTCATCGTCATCCGCCCGCTGGCCTACGTGGCGGAAAGCGACCTGGTGGCCTGGGCCGAGCACCGGCGCTTTCCCATCATCCCCTGCAACCTGTGCGGCAGCCAGGAGAACCTGCAGCGCAAGCAGGTGGGCGAGATGCTGCGCCAGTGGCAGCGCCAGCACCCCGGGCGCATCGAGAGCATGTTCACCGCGCTGCAGAACGTGGTGCCCTCGCACCTGATGGACGCCCGCCTGCACGACTTCAAGCATCTGCAGGCCAGCGGCGTGTTCGACGCGGACGGCGACAAGGCGTTCGACGAGGAACCCATCGCGCCGCCGCCGGTTCCGGTCTGA
- a CDS encoding cation transporter → MASNPGSAWLTPHRLMAASIAVAVLTLGFKTLAWWLTGSVGLLSDALESLVNVAGATFGLWMVTVAARPADEDHPFGHDKAEYFSAGFEGILIIVAALAIVWAAVPRFWHPQPLEQLGLGVALSVLSAGLNGALGWIMLRASRRHRSMALEGDARHLITDVWTSAGVVLGLALVMFTGWHWVDPAVAIVMALNILGEGGQLIWRSAQGLMDAAVEPEVQAQVDAVVDGFVQAQAGTPGLRVDHAMSRRAGQRLFLSVHLHLPADWSLRRAAGLRGELERALLAAVPPLHVSIQLLPLDTEPAGHAAGPQSACTP, encoded by the coding sequence ATGGCGAGCAACCCCGGCAGCGCCTGGCTGACGCCGCATCGGCTGATGGCGGCCTCGATCGCCGTCGCCGTGCTGACGCTGGGCTTCAAGACCCTGGCCTGGTGGCTGACCGGCTCGGTCGGCCTGCTGTCGGACGCGCTGGAGTCGCTGGTCAACGTGGCCGGCGCCACCTTCGGCCTGTGGATGGTGACGGTGGCGGCGCGGCCGGCCGACGAGGACCATCCCTTCGGGCACGACAAGGCCGAGTACTTTTCGGCCGGCTTCGAGGGCATCCTGATCATCGTGGCGGCGCTGGCCATCGTCTGGGCCGCCGTGCCGCGCTTCTGGCATCCGCAGCCGCTGGAGCAGCTGGGGCTGGGCGTGGCGCTGTCGGTGCTGAGCGCCGGACTCAACGGCGCGCTGGGCTGGATCATGCTGCGCGCCTCGCGCCGGCACCGCTCGATGGCGCTGGAGGGCGATGCGCGCCACCTGATCACCGACGTGTGGACCTCGGCCGGCGTGGTCCTGGGCCTGGCCCTGGTCATGTTCACCGGCTGGCACTGGGTGGACCCGGCGGTGGCGATCGTGATGGCGCTGAACATCCTGGGCGAGGGCGGGCAGCTGATCTGGCGCTCGGCCCAGGGCCTGATGGATGCGGCGGTCGAGCCCGAGGTGCAGGCCCAGGTCGATGCGGTGGTGGACGGCTTCGTGCAGGCGCAGGCCGGCACGCCCGGCCTGCGCGTGGACCATGCGATGAGCCGGCGCGCCGGCCAGCGCCTGTTCCTGAGCGTGCACCTGCACCTGCCGGCCGACTGGAGCCTGCGCCGTGCCGCCGGCCTGCGCGGCGAGCTCGAGCGCGCCCTGCTGGCCGCCGTGCCGCCGCTGCACGTCAGCATCCAGCTGCTGCCGCTGGACACCGAACCCGCAGGGCACGCAGCCGGCCCCCAGAGCGCATGCACGCCCTGA
- a CDS encoding IPTL-CTERM sorting domain-containing protein has protein sequence MPFKSIARPALALGLTTVAMAAQAVTINVAAVSQPLYLNDTTSITVNLDNTAGPAMGAAGEFAVALPAEMHFTAVPGTCTAGPAPVQSMTCSFGPLAAGAQSSQVLSAQADVLYPTADHQNNPPGNPYLFVTADITNDGTGATGDSYNTGPFYIDPRPTPPAAIAPVPTLEAWGLGVLSLLMGAAAVRRRRRSA, from the coding sequence ATGCCTTTCAAATCCATTGCCCGCCCGGCCCTGGCTCTCGGCCTGACGACCGTGGCCATGGCCGCGCAGGCCGTGACGATCAACGTCGCCGCGGTGTCGCAACCGCTTTACCTGAACGACACCACGAGCATCACGGTCAATCTGGACAACACGGCAGGCCCCGCCATGGGGGCTGCGGGCGAGTTTGCAGTAGCCTTGCCGGCCGAAATGCACTTCACGGCAGTCCCCGGCACCTGCACGGCAGGTCCGGCACCCGTGCAATCGATGACCTGCAGTTTCGGGCCGCTGGCCGCCGGCGCGCAGTCCTCGCAGGTGCTTTCGGCCCAGGCCGATGTGCTGTACCCCACGGCGGATCACCAGAACAACCCTCCGGGCAACCCCTACCTGTTCGTCACCGCAGACATCACGAATGACGGCACGGGAGCGACTGGTGACAGCTACAACACCGGCCCGTTCTACATCGATCCCCGGCCCACGCCGCCGGCCGCCATCGCGCCGGTCCCGACCCTGGAAGCCTGGGGCCTGGGCGTGCTGAGCCTTCTCATGGGCGCGGCGGCCGTGCGTCGCCGGCGCCGGTCGGCCTGA